CAGCGATACTCCCGAGGTGTTGACCTTCAGCCCTGCCGATGTCTCCACCGATCGCTGGGTGCAGCGATCGCTCAGCCAACAGGGTCATCATCTGGCCCAGGTGCGCGATCGCCTGTTTGAGCTGGCACACCTGCAGCGCCATCATGTGGTGATTGACCTGAACGGCGGCAGTGGCTTGCTGACCTGGGAGGCGGTGCGCCAAGTGCCGGAGGGCGGCGTCTATGTCTGCGTTGCCCAGTCCACCGATCAAAACGCACTCCAGGAACAGGCCAACGCCTTACCCGACCTACGACAACCGATGATTCTCCCCGTCGCCGCCACCGATCTGGGTAATTGGCTGGCAGAGCATAGACCGGATCTGCGGGGCGATCGCCTTCTGGGTCGCAATGCGATCATGACCACGATCGATCCAGCCCAACTTCTTACCTCCCTGCGGGCTTGGCTACAGGCGGATGGACAACTGGTGTTCGCCGAATCGATTCCCCAGCAAACTCAACGACTCTATGCGCTGCTCGATCGCCTCCCAGACGATCTGTACCAACAGGTTTCTATGGCGGAAGAGGCCATGTACCAATCTGAGGATCCACGCCTGGCTTGGACGGTAGATACCCTGCGATCGCTTCTGGAAACCACCGGCTACAGCGCGAATCTAACCGTGACCGTCACCCAAACGCCCCTGCGGATTACCCCTGCCCTAATCCAGCGCTGGTTTAGCCCAGGGCGCGATCGCCCTAGCTACCAAGATCATCTACAGCGCCATCTTTCTCCCGACCAGATTGCGATCGTGAAAACCCAAGTGCAGCGGCAGTTGGCTAACCGGGTGGTCGATTGGCAGGGAGCGATCGCCTATGGGGTTGCTACACCCACATGACCGATAGTCCTGGGATGCTCATACCTATTCTCGGATTATTCGGGAGCGATCGCCCTTACGCCAACCCCTCTCCCATGCTTTGCCACTCTATCAATCGATGGGAGAACTAGGGCAAGGACTCAACGCAGGGACAGCTGACGCTCGGCTCTGCGGCTGGTAACCTTTGTATCTTCACCAATATTTCTCAACTGTCCGCTGCAAGGGATTTGTTGGGCAGCGTTTGTAACAACAAGCTGACAATGCGATCGCAATCTATACCTCCCAACTAACCTAAGCACCATTTTTCTATCTGACTTGCTGCAACAACTCTTGAATGGATAAAACGGGTATAGGTGAACTCAAAAAACCTTGAGCATCACGAGTCACAATTACTTCTGATCCTTGTTTAACGGCGCTAAAAATTTGAACAGCGTCTTCAAAATCAGCTAAGCCAGAGTTAAAAGCCAATTCCAGAACAACTCGATCAACTGGACAAATCATCATGGCAGTCAGTATTTCTGAGACTGCTTGCCGCGCTCGCTCAATATTACGGGTATATCTGCGTGAGATATAGAAAATATCCGTTAGTGTTGTTGCTGTAACATAGCCAACAATCTCGCCTCCATCAATTGCCTGAAACAGCAGTTCTGCATCCTGCGAAAATGGCTCTCGTTGCAGCAAAAAATCTAGAACAATATTGGTCAACTAAAACTCTCACTGAAGATACTTCTCCGCCCGTCTCTCTTCCAGCATCACTGCCACTTCTTCATCTGTTGGTGCAGGCTGGTCTGTTTTTAACAATCCCCTCATCCGCCAAATTGCACTAGAACGATCTGGTTGAGCAACACTCGTATCTTGTAAGGACTCAACGATAGCAGAGATCAGTGCGAGGCGATCGCTGGGCGGCAACTTGAAGATTTGCGCTTTTAGTTCTTGTAGCAACATAGACTGCTTCCGGGTTCAACGGGATTTAACATCTAGTATGAGCGATCCTATCCTGAATGACCAAACTGGTATTTACGTTACAGCTTCCATTAAAAGATGCTTACTGTGACCAGACGGCTTTTGCTGTCCAACGTTGCCCATCACCCGCCGCAGACAACCTTTCATGCCTACAGATAACCTCTCGGCGATCGCTTGCACTAGCCTATGCCTGACGTAGCCTACTGTGTTGTGTAGATAGAAAACCAGTTCCGAATGTTCCGGGGGGCACAAGCGACTATCTGATGGTGGAGGCGATCGCCTATGGGGTTGCCACACCGACATGACGGACATCCCTGGGATGCTTATGCCAATTTTTGGATCACCTGGTAGCGATCGCCCTCTCCCCAAACCCTCTCCCATGCTTTGCCACTCCATCTCTAGCAATCGACTGATCAGCTAACACCCGTCCGTTGCAGCGAGGTGTTAGCCTGCTCTAAACTTAGACGTATACAAATACCTGTTCTTATAATGAGCTATCGTGACATCATTACGATTGAGCCTGATAAACGTGGTGGCAAGCCGTGTATCCGCCGGATGCGCATTACGGTCTATGATGTCTTGGGCTGGTTAGCGGCTGGCATGTCTAACGCTGAGATCATTGACGACTTTCCAGAACTGACAGAAACCGATATTAGAGCCTGCTTGGAATTCGCCGCTGATCGCGAGCATCGTTTAGTGGCATCAGTGAGTGCCGCTTGAAACTTCTATTAACAGCTTTCTGGTAGTGCTCAAAATTGGTAATGGTAGCGGAATGAGACCCCTGATTCTTAAGGGTTCTAGTGATAGACAGCATTACTTTTGTAGCACTACCGGACTATCAACTGTGACTGTTTGTGCCAAGTACTTAAGAGTATCAATTTGCTCTGAGGCAGTTACTGTCTTACCATCTATCCAATTAGATGGAGGCACAGAAGGATTTAGCTTTCCAAAAGCTTGAAGGCAATGTGAGTAAGCAATTGCCGCCTGCAGTCTGTAGCTTCCTGTAAATTTTCCATCATTGCCAAGGATCGACCACGCGATCATTCCTTGCTTGATCCCATCCAAAAGAGCTACTGCCAGTTCTTCGATATCATTTATAGTCAGATCAAAGTGATGTTGATTAGCTGGATAGAATTCCAGATTATTTTTAGGAGTAAAGTCGTAATAAGTAGTTTTAGGAAGACAAGATATTGGAATGATTAGGGAACCACGTGTACAACTAGACTTCCGTTTAGAGCCTCTATTAGAACGAAAGTTACTTTGCGACATACCTTCTGCTACAACGGCAAAAGCATGTCCACGATCTAGAGGGTCAAGAGTAGCTGAGCTATAAACTGATACACCTGAATCTGCTCCCTCCAAAACAAATTGGATAACTCTATCAACAAGTTCTTGATTCCAACTTTGATTAGGATAATGAATTGCTTCATTAATTATAGTAATAAATTCAACACGATTCCTACAAAGGCGCACTAAATTCTCAGGGTGAAGCTTACTGGGTTTTGAACTTGTAGCCCTCCCTAAAGATATATAAATTCGCTGCAAGAAGTTAGGAAATGATGGCATCATTAACTCAGAAGTTCGCTTATGCCTCTAACAAGTTGTGAATGAGGCAATTTTTGAGTAGCAAGTACTTGAAATAGAAAATCTCTACCTAAACTACCACCGCATGTAAGTAGAAAAGCTGCTGCCGTTTGAGCTAAACGTTTGTCAGTGGATTTAAGGAATGAACTAACAGAGGCAATCAAACTGCCGTTATCAGTTGAAAATTCTGCATCACTGAGAGCCGCGATTAGAATTCGGACGCTCTTTGAAGGGATAGTTTGAATATAACCAGCAAAAAATGTTTGATATTCATGAGGAGCATCCATTAACCACTCAGCTATCAAACTCGAGGTCTCGTATAAATTATTATCACCCTCCTGAAAATGAGAAATTCTGCCAAAGCACTCTCTAACTTTATGAGGAATACTTTTTAGAGTTGCAAATTGGACTGAGGAAAACGTAGATGTCCCTGCTTCTTGTAAATACTGAAAGCTTGCTACACCTTTGTGCAGAAATATTCTCCGAACAGCTTCATTTTGGAGAATTCTTCTATCAGCTGAAATATGATTAATTGAAGCTTGAAAATACTCTTCAAGTATCGAGGAGGTGTCATCTGTAAGAGTTGTCGAAGCAAGAGAAAAAAGTATCCTTTTAGATTTTTCTTTGGTTTCATGTAAGGGGTTTAGGCTGGAGAGCTTGTTGTAATTCTTCTGTGATACACCAGCGGAAAAAGTTTCCTGCTTCTCGGTTAAATTGGTCGAGAGAGTGAGTGACATCGTTTATCTCCGTGTTATTCTCAGTATAGAAATCAGCATCTATTAAATATCCCAATTCGTCGGATTCATCTTCCCTGGCAAGACCATACCGAACCCGTAGAACTGCATCTGCATAATCAAGACGACAAGCGAACACTGATAATGCTTCAGTGAAATCATGCTCTGGCAAATTATCAGCTACGAAAACTCCTAATACAGGAGGTTGAAGCAATCTTCGCCAAGGATGCTGTTCTAATCCAAGTTCCGAGCGGATAATGAGGTCTTGATAACGTAATCCAACTCTAGTGAAGTGTGAAGGAGAATAATACTTAACTAATAAGCTAATAGCAGAAGATAAACGAGATCTAAAGTCTTCCCACTTCTCATAATCTACCGTTGAAAGAGCAATAAAGTCACTAGATAAGACAAGTTTCCACTTTCCTTCCTTGTCAAAAAACTCGTAAGTCAATCCTTGACCCATTACTATAGGAGGTGAGTTAGTCTGAGGATTTGACAAAAATGGTAGTTCAATAGCATGAGAAGTATTCAAAGTTGGGTATTCAGCACGAATTGCTTCCTGAAAAGCAACCGGAACCTCAGTGTCAATCCGTAGAATTTTTGGAAAGCGAAGTTGACAAATCACCTCTAAAAGAGGGTTCCGGGAATACGTTACACGTTGAGATTCAGGGAAATTCATGTCTTATCAAAAAGTTACTACTATGAGTTTCCACATCAAGAAAGACAAAACCATGTGCTTTTTGGCGTACACGTGTGCTAACAATGCATAGGTATGACCCGCCAGGTTAATTATCTGCGTTGCGTTACCCTCATGGCAATGCCCGCTTCCGACGTCATCGCAGCTAATAAGCCCTCCTTATCATAAGCCAGTGCAGCAACTCAACCTATGTAGATCAAGTAGATATAGTATTTATTATAGCCTCTCAGTTGCAACCATTATAGATATGAGGAGTCGAGGGCTAACTATTGTTTATGGTGAACATCCCTCCTCTGATCTGCATAACACCTCTCCCAAGGATGATTAGTAAGACCACAATTGAATGTTACTCCCTGCAGAGGGGACTAGGCTGAAAATTGTCTACATAGTCTTTTATCTGGGTGTTAAGCAGACTTCCATCAGCCTATACACCTAATAGGGGAATTATGCTGATTAGATGCTTGATAAAGCTCTAAATAGGGTAATTATGCAGACTGACGTCAATATAATACGCCCATTTCAGGGTGTTATGCGGCTATCTTCAAACAATCTTCACGGTCAGCCCAGGATCAACGCGTGCAGTATTTAGTACACGGGTTCTAGTTGAAGATTCCTGACTTATGATCGATTCTCAACCCAGAAAACTCTTGGATCAAGTTCGCGATGTGATGCGGCTGAAGCACTACTCCTATCGAACCGAGTAGACCTAGGTCGGTTGGATTCGTCGCTCCATCATTTTTCATCACAAGACCTATCCCAAGGATATGAGTGCCCCTGAGATTGAAGCCCTTTTGACACATCTAGGCGTATGGAAATGTGTCCGCATAAGCATCGCCTTCAACCTCACGAGTTGAAGCGGAGTTGCCCGCAGGAGGAGCGATCGCCCAAGGCTGGAAAGACGACCCCGAGATCATCCAGTTACTGTCACAACCCTAGTCAACCCACCTGCAACACCTGGGTAGCGGTTAGGTTCAGATTGCCCAGCAGCGGCGAGGCCATGGGGTCGTCCCCGGAATATACCGCCTCTTCATAAAGTCCCTCCACCCACTCCAGCACCGTCACCCGCTGTTGCATCGGGTCTACAATCCAATATTCAGCAATGCCCCGTGCAGCATACTCCGATCGCTTATAGCGATAATCCCGATTCTCCTGCCCTGGGCTGACCACCTCAACCACCAACAGCGGCGGCGGCATATCAAGCAAGACAAGCGATCGACTGGCTCCTGCTAATGCAGCGACTCCCTCATCTGAGAAGATCACCAGATCGGGGACACGCACAGATAGGCGAGTGCTACTCACCGCAACCTCTGTCTTCATCGACAGGCGATCAAATGAAATCCCCAGCTTCAGGAACGTCGCCACCAAAAACATTGCGATGCGGCGGTTCAGTTCACTCTCGGCAGGCATCGCAATCAAGTCCCCATTTTCTAATTCATACCAGTTATCCGTTCCATCGTCATAGGACAGGAAGTCCTCAAAGGTCATCTTTGCAACGGCAATCGTCATCTCCCTACCTCCTGACACATGTGACGGCCCCCTGCATGACGTTGAAGCCGAGTCTCTCCATTATCCCAACATCTCCTTCAGTTCAAGCATCCCCTTGTGATGTTGAGTCCGGTTGAAGGGTCATGACTGGAATATCCTGCATTCAATTCCCCGCTTCGCCGCCCCCTTGGCAAGGGAACTACAGATATTGGGGTTCTGCCACAGCCTTGAAGTCTACCGCCGCTGCCGGAGATCCTTGGCCTTTTGCCGCAGCCGCACAAAGAAATCCGACTCGGTGATTTCCGCCACCTGGCTAGCCCGCTTCGCCTCATCCACCTCAATACGCAACTCCTGCAATTGCTCCTGCAGCTTCGCCTCCC
The Leptolyngbya sp. CCY15150 DNA segment above includes these coding regions:
- a CDS encoding PIN domain-containing protein translates to MTNIVLDFLLQREPFSQDAELLFQAIDGGEIVGYVTATTLTDIFYISRRYTRNIERARQAVSEILTAMMICPVDRVVLELAFNSGLADFEDAVQIFSAVKQGSEVIVTRDAQGFLSSPIPVLSIQELLQQVR
- a CDS encoding DUF433 domain-containing protein; translation: MSYRDIITIEPDKRGGKPCIRRMRITVYDVLGWLAAGMSNAEIIDDFPELTETDIRACLEFAADREHRLVASVSAA
- a CDS encoding TIGR04255 family protein, yielding MICQLRFPKILRIDTEVPVAFQEAIRAEYPTLNTSHAIELPFLSNPQTNSPPIVMGQGLTYEFFDKEGKWKLVLSSDFIALSTVDYEKWEDFRSRLSSAISLLVKYYSPSHFTRVGLRYQDLIIRSELGLEQHPWRRLLQPPVLGVFVADNLPEHDFTEALSVFACRLDYADAVLRVRYGLAREDESDELGYLIDADFYTENNTEINDVTHSLDQFNREAGNFFRWCITEELQQALQPKPLT
- a CDS encoding Uma2 family endonuclease — translated: MTIAVAKMTFEDFLSYDDGTDNWYELENGDLIAMPAESELNRRIAMFLVATFLKLGISFDRLSMKTEVAVSSTRLSVRVPDLVIFSDEGVAALAGASRSLVLLDMPPPLLVVEVVSPGQENRDYRYKRSEYAARGIAEYWIVDPMQQRVTVLEWVEGLYEEAVYSGDDPMASPLLGNLNLTATQVLQVG